The following coding sequences are from one Patescibacteria group bacterium window:
- a CDS encoding ABC transporter permease yields MNPIRTICSKELLDSLRDRRTLLTAVLLPVLLMPAILVGSIKFQEYQIQQAEEKPVTLALEHEAAVPTLVAFFKQQPKVELKITTDYPADLDSGAIAAYLSFTPTLEQDVQKGIPADVRVIQKSSNITSTTAAAKALSLLQLFNREQAAKRLAAQQVDAKLLDALVPVPVDIATSQEKSGFFLGLLLPMFIVLFALIGGMYIAIDVSAGEKERKTLEALLLTPATRLQIVAGKFAAVAITASTTIVLSLASMYAAFKLFPPSFGEETVAIQLSLGAVGIMLGIGVILAVMFSGLLLSVAIFAKNYKEAQNYITPFYLLAVLPVAIFAQIPGFKPTVAFFLIPGVNAVFVIKEVLIGTFNWPHIGLTVGSLLVYALVAIFVSSRIYAKESVLFRS; encoded by the coding sequence ATGAATCCCATTCGCACCATTTGCAGCAAAGAGCTGCTGGACAGTTTGCGTGACCGGCGTACGCTGCTCACTGCCGTGCTGCTACCCGTCCTGCTCATGCCGGCCATCCTGGTGGGGAGCATCAAATTCCAGGAGTACCAAATTCAGCAGGCTGAGGAGAAGCCGGTCACGCTGGCACTGGAGCATGAAGCTGCGGTACCAACTTTGGTTGCATTCTTCAAACAACAACCGAAGGTTGAACTGAAAATCACAACCGACTACCCAGCGGACTTGGACAGCGGTGCCATTGCCGCGTACCTGAGTTTCACGCCGACCTTGGAACAGGACGTGCAGAAAGGGATTCCGGCTGATGTGCGGGTAATCCAGAAGAGTTCCAACATTACCTCAACTACTGCCGCAGCCAAAGCGCTGAGTTTGCTCCAGCTTTTCAACCGAGAGCAGGCCGCCAAACGCCTTGCCGCGCAACAGGTGGATGCCAAGCTCCTGGATGCGCTTGTTCCAGTGCCCGTGGATATCGCCACCAGTCAGGAGAAGAGTGGCTTCTTCCTGGGTTTGCTCCTGCCAATGTTCATTGTCCTCTTCGCACTCATTGGTGGGATGTACATTGCCATTGATGTTTCCGCAGGGGAGAAGGAGCGCAAGACCTTGGAAGCCCTGCTGCTCACGCCGGCCACGCGTCTGCAAATTGTCGCTGGGAAGTTTGCGGCTGTTGCCATCACTGCCAGCACCACCATTGTTCTGTCCCTCGCATCCATGTACGCTGCGTTCAAACTTTTCCCACCGTCTTTTGGCGAAGAGACTGTGGCTATTCAGCTGTCTTTGGGTGCGGTTGGCATCATGCTGGGTATTGGGGTCATTCTTGCGGTTATGTTCTCCGGGCTCCTACTCTCTGTAGCTATTTTCGCCAAGAACTACAAGGAAGCGCAGAATTACATTACCCCATTCTACCTCCTCGCTGTGCTGCCAGTGGCTATCTTCGCGCAAATTCCAGGGTTCAAGCCCACGGTCGCCTTCTTCCTCATTCCCGGGGTGAACGCGGTCTTCGTCATCAAGGAAGTGCTCATTGGCACATTCAACTGGCCGCACATTGGGCTAACCGTTGGGTCATTACTGGTGTACGCGCTGGTTGCCATCTTCGTCTCCAGCCGCATCTACGCCAAGGAGAGTGTGCTGTTCCGGAGCTAG
- the atpF gene encoding F0F1 ATP synthase subunit B gives MEELVKKFGIEPTLLLAQVINFGLVLFVLWKFAYKPVLKIMRERREKIAKSLDDAKAVEQKLAEAEELKKVKLKEARTEAQALMEATSVESERYRQERLKEIEAEMQQHRVQAQAQMQAEKAQAMQEAKAELVNLVMSATQKVVPSGVAKDLDKKLVAEAVEESQKS, from the coding sequence ATGGAAGAACTCGTCAAAAAATTCGGCATCGAACCCACACTCCTCTTAGCGCAGGTCATCAACTTTGGCCTGGTGCTATTCGTGCTGTGGAAATTTGCCTACAAGCCCGTGCTGAAAATTATGCGCGAGCGTCGGGAGAAAATTGCCAAGAGCTTGGATGATGCCAAAGCCGTGGAGCAGAAGTTAGCTGAAGCTGAGGAGCTGAAGAAAGTGAAGCTGAAGGAAGCCCGAACTGAGGCGCAGGCGTTAATGGAAGCCACGTCTGTTGAAAGCGAGCGCTACCGCCAGGAACGGTTGAAGGAAATTGAAGCAGAGATGCAGCAGCATCGCGTGCAGGCTCAGGCGCAAATGCAGGCGGAGAAAGCGCAGGCCATGCAAGAAGCAAAAGCAGAATTGGTGAACCTGGTGATGAGCGCTACGCAGAAGGTGGTTCCCAGCGGGGTGGCCAAGGACTTGGATAAGAAACTCGTTGCTGAGGCAGTAGAGGAAAGTCAGAAATCTTAA
- the rsmI gene encoding 16S rRNA (cytidine(1402)-2'-O)-methyltransferase has translation MAGTLTIVATPIGNLSDFSPRAKEALVHANLILAEDTREVAKLLQHIGAEKTVVRYDEHTRGAREDALLDRLRKGETLALVADRGTPNIADPGGRLVERVYRECPRVKVVPIPGPSAMATALSVCGFPLQQFTGYGFLPLKNGRQGILKRIAEDARPAVFFESPHRVEKVLQFFVDNCPEREVFVARELTKTFEHLYRGLPAKVLADLRADAVKGEFTVVLGPWGKV, from the coding sequence ATGGCCGGCACGCTCACCATTGTCGCCACGCCCATTGGCAACCTGAGTGACTTTAGCCCACGAGCCAAAGAAGCATTGGTACATGCCAACCTCATTCTGGCGGAAGATACCCGGGAAGTAGCAAAGTTGCTGCAGCACATTGGCGCGGAGAAAACTGTGGTGCGGTATGACGAACACACACGTGGCGCAAGAGAAGATGCGCTCCTTGATCGTTTGCGAAAAGGGGAGACACTTGCGTTAGTCGCAGATCGGGGTACGCCAAACATCGCTGATCCTGGTGGTCGACTCGTTGAGCGTGTGTACCGAGAGTGTCCACGTGTCAAAGTCGTGCCCATTCCTGGTCCATCCGCTATGGCCACAGCACTCTCCGTCTGTGGCTTCCCGTTACAGCAATTCACGGGATATGGTTTTTTACCCCTGAAGAACGGCCGGCAAGGGATCCTCAAGCGTATAGCAGAAGATGCCCGCCCCGCGGTATTTTTTGAATCCCCGCACCGGGTTGAGAAAGTGCTGCAGTTTTTCGTGGACAACTGTCCGGAGCGAGAAGTATTTGTGGCGCGAGAGCTGACCAAGACTTTCGAGCATCTCTACCGTGGTCTACCAGCAAAAGTTCTTGCTGACCTCCGGGCAGATGCCGTGAAGGGGGAGTTCACCGTGGTGTTGGGACCGTGGGGCAAAGTATAG
- the atpH gene encoding ATP synthase F1 subunit delta, translating into MRKASIRQYAEAYLGAAKAAPAAEREEIAGRLIHVLARQRQLRLVPRIAAELERLIAEQGGPVVVKVRSAKALTATEDAALAKNLETSLKRKVKLRHIHEPKLIAGVKIQVGDQLIDSSVSSRFASLKAHLLQ; encoded by the coding sequence ATGCGCAAAGCCTCCATTCGCCAGTACGCCGAAGCCTACCTGGGTGCTGCCAAAGCTGCCCCAGCGGCTGAGCGTGAGGAGATTGCAGGTCGCCTGATTCACGTCCTTGCCCGGCAGCGGCAGCTACGCTTGGTACCCAGGATTGCCGCGGAACTGGAACGGCTAATTGCCGAGCAGGGCGGGCCAGTAGTGGTGAAGGTTCGCAGCGCCAAAGCGTTAACCGCAACCGAAGATGCAGCCTTGGCAAAAAATCTGGAAACCAGCTTGAAGCGAAAAGTAAAACTCCGCCATATACATGAACCGAAGCTCATCGCTGGAGTGAAAATCCAAGTGGGGGATCAGTTGATTGATAGCTCTGTTTCCAGCCGGTTCGCCAGCCTCAAAGCGCACCTTTTACAATAA
- a CDS encoding AI-2E family transporter — MDTPTPRQSVNVNISTSTILRLVLVFLLIAFAYAIKDVFVLLLVAVVLATALDPWVDKLQWKRIPRAATVVILLVLLFGGVSLILALIIPPLVNQVNELSSNFPALYQRFLDEFSSIRDLAANAGLQQNVSNALQSLQLNIGKAGSGVFGAVASFFGGLISFVAIIIMTYYMLSEESGMKRFFRSVAPLKYQPFFHQVMAKVQVKMGGWLRGQLMLMLIVAVLDFVGLSIIGVKYALALALFAGLLEIIPLIGSTVAAIPAAFIAFTLSPTKGVLTIILFFVVQQVQNNFITPKVMKSTTGLHSIVIIIVLLIGAKLAGLLGVLLAIPVTLIVMTIYEEIYGKKREEELQLER, encoded by the coding sequence ATGGATACTCCAACCCCACGCCAGTCCGTGAACGTCAATATCAGCACGTCAACCATCCTGCGCTTGGTCTTGGTTTTTTTGCTCATCGCTTTTGCGTACGCTATTAAGGACGTTTTCGTCCTGCTTCTGGTGGCGGTAGTGCTGGCAACGGCATTGGATCCGTGGGTGGATAAATTGCAGTGGAAGCGGATTCCCCGGGCAGCGACAGTAGTCATTTTACTGGTGCTGCTCTTCGGTGGGGTGAGCCTCATCCTCGCGCTTATCATCCCCCCCTTGGTGAATCAGGTGAATGAACTGTCATCCAATTTTCCTGCACTCTACCAGCGGTTCTTAGATGAGTTTAGCTCCATCCGCGACCTGGCTGCCAATGCGGGTCTGCAGCAGAACGTCAGCAACGCCCTGCAGTCCTTGCAGCTCAATATTGGGAAAGCTGGTTCTGGGGTCTTTGGGGCAGTAGCCAGTTTTTTTGGTGGCCTCATCTCCTTTGTGGCCATTATCATCATGACCTACTACATGCTCAGCGAAGAGAGCGGCATGAAGCGGTTTTTCCGTTCGGTGGCGCCCCTGAAGTACCAGCCCTTCTTCCACCAGGTCATGGCGAAGGTGCAGGTGAAAATGGGTGGGTGGCTGCGCGGGCAGCTCATGCTCATGCTCATTGTTGCTGTCCTGGATTTCGTTGGTTTGTCCATCATCGGGGTGAAGTACGCGCTCGCCTTAGCCCTCTTTGCTGGGTTGCTAGAAATTATTCCGCTCATTGGTTCCACCGTGGCCGCCATCCCTGCGGCATTCATCGCCTTCACCCTTAGCCCCACCAAGGGCGTGCTCACCATTATCCTCTTCTTCGTGGTGCAGCAGGTGCAGAATAACTTCATTACCCCCAAGGTCATGAAGTCCACGACCGGCCTGCACTCGATTGTCATCATCATTGTGCTGCTCATTGGGGCAAAGCTCGCCGGTTTGCTGGGTGTGCTCCTGGCCATTCCCGTCACCCTCATTGTCATGACCATCTACGAGGAGATTTACGGGAAGAAGCGTGAGGAAGAACTGCAGCTTGAACGTTAA
- a CDS encoding class I tRNA ligase family protein — protein sequence MATRVPLLVTTPIYYANAAPHVGSAYTTIAADVLARYWRGKGRKVFSLIGTDEHGAKVAASAAKAGVEPQAFVDQQAKVFQQVFGTLDIAYDRFIRTTDADHIAGVHAFLTKLYAAKTPKGRPAVEKGKYEGLYCQGCEKFITEKELVNGKCPLHLTVPEKVVEENYFFHLTDYLSKLLAAIKKGDITIEPKNAKQEVLGYFKQGLQDFSISREKVQWGIPLPFDSTQTTYVWVDALPNYLTAVGYGKNPKQFRQWWHGEVVHLMARDILKFHSIYWPALLMAVGEPLPAHIFAHGYFTVNGQKMSKSLGNVINPLDLVGKYGVDGTRYLLLTPFPFGQDGDLPVDQFTTKYNADLANGLGNLVSRTTNMVASYLGGVVIKVDAPKPLTKADKLTEKLAFSQALQEIWQAVAWANQAIDRAQPWTLAKSEKAADKKTLATLLANVVAELREITRAVAPYLPVTAGQLKGILGAKQIAKAPPLFQRVV from the coding sequence ATGGCTACCCGCGTGCCACTCCTGGTTACCACGCCGATTTACTACGCCAACGCAGCGCCGCACGTCGGCTCAGCGTACACAACCATTGCCGCGGACGTCCTGGCCCGGTACTGGCGCGGCAAAGGCCGCAAGGTTTTTTCGTTGATCGGCACGGACGAGCATGGCGCAAAAGTTGCGGCATCCGCTGCAAAGGCGGGAGTTGAACCCCAAGCGTTCGTTGACCAGCAAGCCAAAGTCTTCCAGCAGGTTTTTGGTACGCTAGATATTGCGTACGATCGTTTTATTCGAACCACGGATGCTGATCACATTGCCGGCGTCCATGCATTTCTCACGAAACTCTATGCCGCAAAAACACCGAAGGGCCGTCCGGCTGTGGAAAAGGGCAAGTACGAAGGGCTCTACTGCCAGGGTTGTGAAAAATTCATCACTGAAAAAGAGTTGGTGAACGGTAAGTGTCCGTTACATTTAACCGTGCCAGAGAAAGTCGTGGAAGAAAATTACTTTTTCCACCTCACAGATTACTTGTCCAAGCTGCTTGCCGCCATCAAAAAGGGCGATATTACCATTGAGCCCAAGAACGCGAAGCAAGAAGTGTTGGGGTACTTTAAGCAGGGTCTGCAAGATTTTTCCATCTCCCGGGAAAAAGTCCAATGGGGGATTCCGCTGCCGTTCGACTCTACGCAGACCACCTACGTGTGGGTAGATGCCTTGCCCAATTACCTGACGGCAGTTGGCTATGGCAAAAACCCCAAGCAGTTCCGGCAGTGGTGGCACGGGGAAGTGGTGCACCTCATGGCGCGGGATATTCTGAAGTTTCATAGCATCTACTGGCCAGCCCTGCTCATGGCCGTGGGCGAGCCTTTACCAGCACACATTTTTGCCCACGGGTACTTTACGGTGAACGGGCAGAAGATGAGTAAGAGTTTGGGCAATGTCATCAATCCTTTGGATCTGGTGGGGAAGTACGGTGTAGATGGAACGCGCTACTTACTCCTCACACCATTTCCTTTTGGTCAGGACGGGGATTTGCCGGTTGACCAGTTCACCACCAAGTACAACGCAGACTTAGCAAATGGTCTTGGGAACCTGGTGAGCCGAACCACCAACATGGTGGCCAGTTACTTGGGTGGAGTGGTGATAAAAGTTGATGCACCAAAGCCACTAACCAAAGCTGACAAGCTTACGGAGAAATTGGCTTTTAGCCAGGCTCTGCAGGAAATCTGGCAGGCTGTCGCCTGGGCGAATCAGGCTATTGATCGCGCGCAACCCTGGACCTTAGCGAAGAGTGAAAAAGCAGCGGATAAAAAAACACTGGCCACGCTGCTTGCTAACGTGGTGGCTGAGCTCCGAGAAATTACCCGGGCGGTTGCGCCATATCTCCCGGTTACCGCCGGGCAGCTGAAGGGTATACTGGGTGCGAAGCAGATTGCAAAAGCCCCACCCCTCTTCCAACGCGTGGTATGA
- the atpE gene encoding ATP synthase F0 subunit C, producing the protein MEEASAKLFAAALAIAVGGFGPAFAIGKLAAKAMEAIGRNPEAAGKIQVPMLIAMAFAEAIAVYALVVALIIKFV; encoded by the coding sequence ATGGAAGAAGCCTCAGCCAAGTTGTTTGCCGCCGCCCTGGCCATTGCTGTGGGTGGATTCGGCCCAGCGTTCGCCATTGGAAAGTTAGCCGCCAAAGCCATGGAAGCCATTGGCCGCAACCCCGAAGCCGCTGGCAAAATCCAAGTGCCCATGCTCATTGCCATGGCCTTTGCCGAAGCCATTGCGGTGTACGCACTGGTGGTTGCCTTGATCATCAAGTTCGTCTAA
- a CDS encoding CvpA family protein: MSTTDIVLLVLLFGFTWAGFWYGIIQTLGGIVGVIAGAVIAGRFAPTAGSWISGLGNTQFTQWAAFAMIFVVVNRAVAIATGVIGKALNVTKLVPGVAAANRLGGALVGLVEGALTLGLLIALAERLQVSQPLLRLFDNSVIANILSSIGSSLMPLLPEAIKGAQSVLQL, translated from the coding sequence ATGAGCACAACCGACATTGTCCTCCTCGTTCTCCTCTTCGGCTTCACCTGGGCCGGGTTCTGGTATGGGATTATTCAAACTTTGGGTGGCATTGTGGGGGTCATTGCCGGCGCGGTCATTGCCGGCCGGTTTGCACCCACGGCTGGCAGCTGGATTAGCGGTCTTGGGAATACGCAGTTCACCCAGTGGGCAGCCTTCGCCATGATTTTCGTGGTGGTGAACCGCGCGGTGGCCATTGCCACCGGCGTCATTGGCAAAGCCTTGAATGTAACGAAGTTGGTTCCGGGTGTTGCCGCAGCAAACCGCTTGGGCGGCGCGCTGGTGGGGCTGGTGGAAGGCGCACTCACCCTTGGTTTGCTTATTGCTTTGGCTGAGCGCTTGCAGGTGAGTCAGCCACTGCTTAGACTTTTTGATAATTCAGTCATTGCAAACATTCTGAGTTCCATTGGGAGTAGCCTTATGCCCTTGCTCCCCGAAGCAATTAAGGGCGCGCAGAGTGTATTGCAACTTTAA
- the atpA gene encoding F0F1 ATP synthase subunit alpha produces the protein MPHTIVDVLKTQLQSYTAKATTATVGHVIDVGDGIARVEGLSNVQSSEKVTFASGATGVALNLEEDTVGVMILNGATLVSEGEEVRGTGQVMSVPVGDALVGRVVNPLGDPIDGKGAIKGAELYPVERVAPGVITREGVKQPLQTGIKAIDALIPIGRGQRELIIGDRQTGKTAIAIDTIINQKGTGVTCIYVAIGQKASKIARIVAELEKHGAMAHTIIVLASASDPAALSFLSPYAGCAMGEYFMAKGKDALVIYDDLSKHAWAYRQISLLLRRPPGREAYPGDIFYLHSRLLERAAKMSKENGGGSLTALPIIETQAGDMSAYIPTNVISITDGQIILESDLFYQGQRPALNVGLSVSRVGSSAQVKAMKKVAGKLRLDMAQYRELAAFAQFGSDLDDATKQQLERGKRTAELLKQGIGQPMPVSEQVAVLYAVTQGHVDKVEVENVQAWEKAFVKMLRSTGSKWLKEIETKGELTPALEAQLKTLLQNFSM, from the coding sequence ATGCCGCATACAATCGTCGACGTTCTCAAAACCCAGCTCCAGTCCTACACCGCTAAAGCCACCACGGCCACGGTTGGCCACGTCATTGACGTAGGCGACGGCATTGCCCGAGTAGAAGGCCTGAGCAATGTGCAGTCCAGTGAAAAAGTCACCTTTGCGTCTGGCGCAACCGGCGTGGCATTGAACTTGGAAGAGGATACCGTGGGTGTGATGATTCTCAATGGCGCCACGCTTGTTTCCGAAGGTGAAGAAGTCCGGGGCACGGGGCAGGTCATGTCCGTCCCAGTAGGTGATGCTTTGGTTGGCCGGGTGGTGAATCCCTTGGGTGATCCGATTGACGGCAAAGGCGCGATCAAGGGTGCAGAGCTGTACCCCGTGGAGCGCGTGGCACCTGGCGTCATTACGCGTGAAGGCGTGAAGCAGCCCCTGCAAACTGGCATCAAAGCCATTGACGCACTCATCCCCATTGGCCGTGGGCAGCGTGAGCTCATCATTGGTGACCGGCAGACCGGCAAAACCGCCATTGCCATTGATACGATCATCAACCAGAAGGGGACAGGCGTCACCTGCATCTACGTGGCCATTGGGCAAAAAGCCTCCAAGATCGCGCGCATTGTGGCGGAATTGGAAAAGCACGGTGCCATGGCGCACACAATCATCGTCCTGGCCAGCGCGTCAGACCCCGCTGCCCTCTCTTTCCTTTCACCATACGCCGGCTGCGCCATGGGTGAGTACTTCATGGCCAAAGGCAAAGATGCATTGGTCATTTACGACGACCTGTCCAAGCACGCATGGGCGTACCGCCAAATTTCTCTGCTCCTCCGCCGACCCCCAGGCCGCGAAGCCTACCCTGGAGATATTTTTTACCTGCACTCTCGCTTGCTGGAGCGCGCGGCAAAAATGAGCAAAGAGAACGGTGGTGGCTCACTCACAGCCTTGCCGATTATTGAAACGCAGGCCGGGGACATGAGCGCCTACATTCCCACCAACGTCATTTCCATTACCGACGGACAGATCATTCTGGAATCCGATTTGTTCTACCAAGGCCAACGTCCAGCCTTAAACGTTGGATTGTCTGTCTCCCGCGTGGGTTCCAGTGCTCAGGTGAAAGCCATGAAGAAGGTGGCCGGGAAGCTCCGTTTGGACATGGCGCAGTACCGCGAACTCGCAGCCTTTGCCCAGTTCGGTTCGGATTTGGATGATGCCACCAAGCAGCAGTTGGAGCGCGGCAAGCGCACGGCTGAATTGCTAAAGCAGGGGATTGGCCAGCCCATGCCCGTGTCGGAGCAAGTAGCCGTGCTCTACGCCGTTACCCAAGGGCACGTGGACAAAGTTGAAGTGGAAAACGTCCAAGCCTGGGAAAAAGCTTTTGTGAAAATGCTCCGCAGCACAGGCAGCAAATGGCTGAAAGAGATTGAGACCAAAGGTGAATTGACCCCAGCACTTGAAGCACAGTTGAAAACCCTTCTGCAGAACTTTTCAATGTAA
- a CDS encoding AtpZ/AtpI family protein yields MEKNPQSQGFWHALGIAWELGYVIAIPIVIFALGGRLLDKHFGTSPWLFLAGVLVSIALTSIGLVWKFKKLIKSLEPPVEPPKKL; encoded by the coding sequence ATGGAGAAAAATCCACAATCACAAGGTTTCTGGCATGCTCTGGGCATTGCCTGGGAACTGGGGTACGTCATCGCCATTCCCATTGTTATTTTCGCCCTGGGTGGGCGTTTGCTGGATAAGCATTTTGGCACGTCACCATGGCTCTTCCTTGCAGGCGTTTTGGTCTCCATCGCCCTAACCTCCATTGGTCTAGTCTGGAAGTTTAAGAAGCTCATCAAATCTCTGGAACCGCCAGTCGAACCTCCAAAGAAACTGTAA
- a CDS encoding pitrilysin family protein produces the protein MLQRTTLPNGLRVLIHPLKETQAVTVMAFVKVGSRYETRPLSGAAHFLEHLFFKGTKRRPTTLTISKELDGIGAAFNAFTSKDHTAYYIKANRQHVGLALDMLSDMLVHSTFDATELNRERGVIIEEIKMYEDNPMALLEDVLEQGLYGNTPLGWNIAGTAKGITAMDRAAMLAFKDQYYVGKNMWLVLAGNVPKNIQQLVQKTFGQVPARRSGTAAPKQQRFGTERITLRTKDTAQVQLGFSMPGVHYQHPDADALSLLAVMLGGTMSSRLFIEIRERRGLCYSIRASVNPYEDIGHLAVQVGLDKARLEEAVPAILGVLADFQKGDFTAEEFTRAKEYVKGKFILDLEDSENIAGWLGKQVLFAKKVKTATERIADIEKVTAARVRALAKRVLQRKGFRLAVVGPYTSTQSFRKLMAG, from the coding sequence ATGCTGCAACGAACCACTTTGCCCAACGGGCTCCGCGTGCTCATCCACCCCCTGAAAGAAACCCAAGCCGTTACGGTCATGGCCTTTGTGAAAGTTGGTTCCCGGTACGAAACCCGGCCCCTCAGCGGCGCGGCGCACTTCTTGGAGCACCTCTTCTTCAAAGGCACCAAGCGGCGGCCAACCACCCTGACCATTTCCAAAGAGCTGGACGGCATTGGCGCGGCGTTCAACGCCTTCACCTCCAAAGACCACACGGCATACTACATTAAGGCCAACCGTCAGCATGTGGGTTTGGCGCTGGATATGCTCTCCGACATGCTGGTGCATTCCACGTTTGATGCCACGGAGCTGAACCGCGAGCGAGGTGTGATTATCGAAGAAATAAAAATGTATGAGGATAACCCCATGGCTCTGCTGGAAGACGTGCTGGAGCAGGGGTTGTACGGCAACACGCCGTTAGGTTGGAATATCGCTGGCACGGCCAAAGGTATCACGGCTATGGATCGGGCGGCCATGCTGGCGTTCAAAGACCAGTACTACGTGGGGAAGAACATGTGGCTGGTGCTGGCCGGCAATGTCCCCAAGAATATCCAACAGCTGGTGCAGAAAACCTTTGGTCAGGTACCGGCACGTCGGTCTGGTACGGCCGCACCCAAGCAGCAACGCTTTGGCACGGAGCGCATTACCCTCCGCACCAAAGATACCGCCCAAGTCCAGCTGGGTTTCAGCATGCCGGGTGTGCACTACCAGCACCCAGATGCAGATGCACTGAGCCTCTTAGCAGTCATGCTGGGTGGCACCATGAGCTCTCGGCTCTTCATTGAAATTCGGGAGCGGCGGGGTCTGTGCTACAGCATTCGGGCCAGCGTGAATCCCTACGAAGACATTGGGCACTTGGCCGTCCAGGTGGGTTTGGACAAAGCGCGCTTGGAGGAAGCCGTTCCGGCAATTCTGGGTGTGCTGGCAGACTTTCAGAAAGGGGATTTTACCGCTGAAGAGTTCACCCGTGCCAAGGAGTACGTCAAAGGCAAATTCATTTTGGACTTGGAAGATTCGGAGAATATTGCCGGTTGGCTGGGGAAGCAGGTACTGTTTGCAAAGAAAGTGAAAACCGCCACAGAGCGCATAGCCGACATTGAAAAAGTAACCGCGGCTCGTGTTCGGGCTTTGGCCAAGCGGGTGCTGCAGCGGAAGGGCTTCCGTCTGGCCGTGGTGGGTCCGTACACCAGCACGCAATCTTTCCGTAAGCTTATGGCCGGGTAA
- the atpB gene encoding F0F1 ATP synthase subunit A yields the protein MAAEVSLAAETVFHLGPLPVSNSLLTTWVVVALVIIGALLLRRKVKTIPHGLQNLVEAMFDGALGIMDSVTQDRKQSEKFFPFVFTLFLFILIGNWLGLMPGVGTIGFNEIHDGHELFVPLFRGPAADLNFTLALALISVVATQVIAVFTIGFMKHLKKYVNFKDPIMGFVGALEGMSEFAKILSFSFRLFGNVFAGEVLLIVIGLIIPFLVPVPFLFLEIFVGFIQAFIFAMLTLVFLKVATAVHEH from the coding sequence ATGGCCGCAGAAGTATCACTAGCCGCAGAAACCGTGTTCCACCTTGGGCCCCTACCCGTGAGCAACAGTTTGCTGACGACCTGGGTGGTTGTCGCCCTGGTGATCATTGGCGCCTTGCTGCTTCGCCGCAAAGTGAAAACCATACCTCATGGTTTGCAAAATTTGGTGGAAGCCATGTTTGATGGAGCGTTGGGGATTATGGACTCAGTAACGCAGGATCGAAAGCAGTCGGAGAAGTTCTTCCCGTTTGTCTTCACGCTTTTCCTGTTCATTCTCATTGGCAACTGGTTGGGGCTCATGCCCGGGGTGGGTACTATTGGCTTTAACGAAATCCACGACGGCCACGAGCTCTTCGTGCCGCTCTTCCGTGGGCCAGCTGCGGACCTGAACTTCACCTTGGCACTTGCGCTCATTTCCGTGGTTGCCACGCAGGTCATTGCCGTGTTCACTATTGGGTTCATGAAGCACCTGAAGAAGTACGTGAACTTCAAAGACCCCATCATGGGTTTCGTGGGTGCGTTGGAAGGTATGTCCGAGTTCGCGAAGATTCTCTCCTTCAGCTTCCGGTTGTTCGGCAACGTTTTTGCCGGAGAAGTGTTACTCATTGTCATTGGGCTCATCATCCCATTCCTGGTGCCCGTGCCTTTCCTCTTCCTGGAAATTTTTGTTGGGTTTATTCAGGCATTCATTTTTGCAATGTTGACCCTGGTGTTCTTGAAAGTTGCAACTGCTGTCCATGAACACTAA